A genomic window from Malassezia vespertilionis chromosome 6, complete sequence includes:
- the GYP5 gene encoding GTPase-activating protein (EggNog:ENOG503NVJ8; COG:S), whose product MARGNAKLDGAKGDASSESSLAKNTASKLVIAEDDESETMTTAETEGEGDDYTEYTDETETDSKSASEVTSSGEEEEEEEDEETENESVVTSSSMTDATEDDEEDDEDEDADADADEDEDEEEDEEDDQESDASSVHTTTTERGTNKLGLTLEKELSSAAIRENRRRDHVVQQDAPTDLEAAKTLVASSNRHDPLSPSVGAESMIDPQVIIQNPFGEGEPDKPPVLPKRPPSPRLTHLGAKFAAANEKAERINDSEYDSILARMVAQNRKLNKDPRAMRRSALGIGKLRLSFERLQQQQRKQVYSGQESEGLGTSSEEFGVGTALSKDAVRDTENDEEVDWEFWGGLINDYNTILTTSPVELSKAIYSGVPSVLRGMMWQLLSSSKDEELEAQYAKYLALPCAHERAIRRDLYRTFPGQEYFQDAHGIGQEHLFNVVKAYSLFDPECGYCQGMQFIVGPLLMNMPDEAAFSTLVRLMQNYDLRGHFIPNMPALQLRLYQFDRLVEDTLPLLHMHFVRRGVKSSMYASQWFMTLFSYRFPLEVVYRILDSIFAEGIDAVFRFAIALLHKSEAELIKLDFEDCLNFLKLHLIEQYTDTPAASKPHVRVSELMHDAFQVKIVPHTLDSYANEFYEQSRALNEHKVEMEALRLVNRNLRLKVHALEEQLHQVNDEHVALVKRVVMSKLSQEDMAEELVRYKVMYAEAVLQSEVQSERSRSSSFSAEASLS is encoded by the coding sequence atggcgcgcggcaatgcGAAACTGGATGGTGCGAAAGGGGATGCTTCTTCGGAGAGCTCGCTTGCAAAAAATACCGCATCGAAGCTTGTCATCGCCGAGGACGATGAGTCTGAGACAATGACGACGGCAGAGACAGAAGGGGAAGGCGACGACTACACGGAGTATACGGACGAGACGGAGACTGATAGCAAGAGTGCAAGTGAAGTGACAAGCTCTGgtgaggaggaggaggaggaggaagatgAGGAGACGGAAAACGAGAGCGTTGTCACCTCTTCGTCCATGACGGATGCAACGGAAGATGATGAAGAggacgacgaagacgaagatgcagacgcagacgcagacgaagacgaggacgaggaggaagacGAAGAAGACGATCAAGAATCTGACGCTTCCAGTGTACATACAACGACAACAGAGCGTGGCACCAACAAATTGGGTCTGACCCTGGAAAAAGAGCTGTCGTCCGCTGCCATTCGGGAAAATCGCCGCAGGGACCATGTTGTACAACAAGACGCACCGACTGATTTGGAGGCTGCCAAAACCCTTGTCGCGTCCTCCAATCGACACGATCCTCTTAGTCCATCGGTCGGTGCAGAATCCATGATTGACCCCCAAGTCATCATCCAAAATCCATTTGGCGAAGGCGAGCCAGACAAGCCGCCTGTACTGCCAAAACGCCCTCCCTCCCCAAGACTCACTCATTTGGGCGCCAAGTTTGCCGCTGCGAATGAAAAGGCCGAGCGAATTAACGACTCCGAGTATGACTCCATacttgcgcgcatggtCGCACAAAATCGCAAGCTGAACAAAGACCcacgcgcgatgcggcgcagtgcgcttggcatcgGCAAGCTCCGTTTGAGCTTTGAAcgtctgcagcagcagcaaagGAAACAAGTGTACAGTGGGCAAGAGTCGGAAGGACTTGGCACTAGCAGCGAGGAGTTCGGTGTAGGGACCGCGCTGAGCAAagatgcggtgcgcgacACGGAGAATGATGAGGAAGTCGACTGGGAGTTTTGGGGCGGACTCATTAACGACTATAATACGATTTTGACAACGAGTCCAGTCGAGCTGAGTAAGGCGATCTACTCTGGCGTTCCTTCGGTCCTGCGCGGCATGATGTGGCAGCTGCTGAGCAGCAGTAAGGATGAGGAGCTTGAGGCACAGTATGCCAAGTACCTAGCGCTTCCCTGTGCACATGAGCGTGCAATCCGCCGCGACCTATATCGCACCTTTCCCGGCCAAGAGTATTTCCAAGACGCGCATGGGATCGGCCAGGAGCACTTGTTCAATGTTGTCAAAGCCTATTCCCTTTTCGACCCCGAGTGCGGTTACTGCCAGGGCATGCAATTTATTGTAGGCCCGCTCCTGATGAACATGCCCGACGAGGCTGCGTTCAGCACGCTGGTGCGGCTCATGCAAAACTATGATCTGCGCGGCCACTTTATCCCCAACATGCCTGCGCTCCAACTGCGCCTATACCAATTTGACAGGCTCGTCGAAGATACGCTGCCGTTGTTGCACATGCACTTTGTGCGTCGGGGAGTGAAGAGCAGCATGTATGCGAGCCAATGGTTTATGACACTGTTTTCCTATCGCTTCCCCCTCGAGGTTGTGTACCGTATTTTGGACTCCATCTTTGCCGAGGGCATTGACGCGGTGTTCCGCTTTGCGATCGCCCTCCTGCACAAGAGCGAGGCCGAACTCATCAAGTTGGACTTTGAGGACTGCCTCAACTTTTTGAAGCTGCATCTCATCGAGCAATACACGGATACGCCCGCTGCGAGCAAACCGCACGTTCGCGTCAGCGAACTGATGCACGACGCGTTCCAAGTAAAGATTGTGCCCCACACGCTAGACTCGTATGCAAATGAATTTTACGAACAGTCACGCGCGCTCAACGAACATAAAGTCGAGatggaggcgctgcgcttggtcAATCGAAATCTGCGTCTCAAAGTacacgcgctggaagaaCAACTTCACCAAGTAAACGAcgagcatgtcgcgctTGTCAAGCGCGTCGTGATGTCGAAGCTATCACAGGAGGATATGGCGGAAGAGCTGGTGCGCTACAAAGTCATGTATGCCGAAGCAGTGCTGCAGAGCGAGGTGCAGTCCgagcgctcgcgctcctcctccttTTCCGCAGAGGCGTCGTTGTCGTAA
- the OSH3 gene encoding Oxysterol-binding protein 3 (EggNog:ENOG503NVUP; BUSCO:EOG09261QYO; COG:I) codes for MNEPSKAKLLHSGWVLKKKKKKIQGYARRWLVLYKDGTLAYAAEPDRPFRGAIDVPHASVSSDKRHGTVHVDSGSNVFHLKMLNDADFETWRSKLRTFLHPWSAAEQSPMDFKSAMQCLERSDDLLRSSSDTLSGVQSMSPSPQIAGVITALKQIQGEHSVIHHTLQRQIRSGDSSVSRSGTPMSGLAFGGGTVSAAGLAVASASTPEDADFFDANDNGDFDFDYDGVEYQIEEDHGHGVRGAIEDEDEDDDDESDNEEDEIVNTAKNVTYRRELPSPIVGEEVSLFSMLKKNVGKDLSTISFPVSFNCPLSLLQAAAEEYEYAPELLELAAQADNGTDRILQVGAWAISGYASTAHRSSRKPFNPLLGETYECVRADRRLHFVAEKVVHRPPIVASYAFGKGWKVSASGTVKNKFWGKSLELIAEGTTVVELDTGDVYTISKPSSFMRNLLAGNKYLEHVGEMVITNVKTNERLAVQFKESSMFGGAASRNHITGIVYDANGTETATLKGKWDEQVAQQIDKDHLKVLWEAANMPPNPAVYYGFTYFAMSLNQITDDIKDAIPPTDSRLRPDQRAMEDGDIDAAESLKQTLEDRQRERRKAMEDAGETYRPQWFHLGPQEATAPEWVYGTMGESDYFQKRKNVIHNHAKWSVGNATIFELPKP; via the coding sequence ATGAACGAACCGAGCAAGGCAAAGCTGCTGCACTCCGGTTGGGTTTTaaagaagaagaagaagaagatTCAGGGCTATGCCAGGCGCTGGCTAGTTCTTTACAAAGATGGAACGCTTGCATATGCTGCCGAGCCTGACCGCCCTTTTCGCGGTGCTATTGACGTTCCTCACGCGAGTGTTAGCTCGGACAAAAGGCACGGCACAGTCCATGTCGATAGCGGATCGAATGTGTTCCATTTGAAAATGCTGAATGACGCCGATTTTGAGACGTGGCGCTCAAAATTACGCACTTTCTTACATCCGTGGTCAGCGGCGGAGCAATCGCCGATGGATTTCAAGTCGGCGATGCAGTGCCTGGAACGCTCTGACGACCTGCTGCGTTCTAGCTCCGACACTCTTTCTGGCGTGCAATCGATGTCACCGTCTCCGCAAATAGCCGGTGTGATTACTGCTCTGAAACAGATCCAGGGTGAACACAGTGTGATCCATCATACGTTGCAAAGGCAGATCCGCTCTGGCGACTCGTCTGTCTCGCGGTCTGGAACGCCCATGTCTGGGCTTGCTTTTGGAGGTGGTACTGTTTCCGCCGCGGGTCTCGCAGTTGCCTCGGCATCTACCCCCGAGGATGCCGACTTTTTCGACGCCAACGACAACGGCGACTTTGACTTTGACTACGACGGCGTCGAGTACCAAATTGAAGAGGACCATGGGCATGGTGTGCGTGGTGCTATcgaagacgaagacgaagacgaTGATGACGAGAGCGATAACGAAGAGGACGAGATCGTCAATACTGCCAAGAATGTGACCTATCGCCGCGAGCTTCCTTCGCCCATTGTCGGCGAAGAGGTATCGCTGTTCTCCATGCTCAAGAAGAACGTCGGTAAGGACCTTTCTACGATATCTTTCCCTGTGTCGTTCAACTGTCCCCTCTCGCTCTTGCAAGCTGCCGCAGAAGAGTACGAGTACGCTCCTGAGCTTTtggagcttgccgcgcaggcCGACAATGGCACAGACAGGATCTTGCAGGTCGGTGCCTGGGCGATCAGTGGTTATGCCTCGACGGCCCATCGCTCGAGCCGCAAGCCGTTCAATCCTTTGCTTGGCGAGACGTACGAATGCGTCCGTGCAGATCGACGCCTTCATTTCGTTGCTGAAAAGGTCGTGCACCGTCCGCCGATCGTTGCGAGCTACGCTTTTGGCAAAGGCTGGAAGGTGTCTGCGTCTGGAACGGTGAAGAACAAGTTCTGGGGGAAATCGCTCGAACTAATTGCCGAGGGTACAACGGTCGTTGAGCTGGATACCGGTGATGTATACACCATTTCCAAACCAAGCTCGTTTATGCGCAACCTTCTCGCGGGGAATAAGTACTTAGAGCATGTGGGTGAGATGGTCATTACCAATGTGAAGACGAATGAGCGTCTCGCTGTCCAGTTCAAGGAGAGCAGCATGTTTGGTGGCGCCGCTTCGCGCAACCACATTACTGGCATTGTTTACGATGCTAACGGAACCGAGACGGCGACGCTAAAGGGCAAGTGGGACGAACAAGTGGCTCAACAAATTGATAAGGATCACCTCAAGGTGCTCTGGGAGGCTGCAAACATGCCTCCTAACCCAGCGGTCTACTATGGATTCACTTACTTTGCCATGTCCCTGAACCAAATCACTGACGATATTAAGGACGCGATACCTCCAACAGACTCGCGTCTGCGTCCGGATCAGCGTGCTATGGAAGATGGCGACATTGACGCAGCAGAGTCGCTGAAGCAAACACTCGAGGACAGGCAGCGTGAAAGACGAAAGGCTATGGAAGATGCTGGTGAGACCTACCGGCCGCAATGGTTCCATCTCGGTCCGCAGGAGGCCACCGCGCCAGAATGGGTGTACGGGACCATGGGCGAATCCGATTATTTCCAGAAGCGCAAAAATGTCATCCACAACCATGCCAAATGGTCAGTGGGCAATGCGACGATTTTTGAACTGCCTAAACCATAG